In Numida meleagris isolate 19003 breed g44 Domestic line chromosome 23, NumMel1.0, whole genome shotgun sequence, the following proteins share a genomic window:
- the LOC110387654 gene encoding proline-rich protein 36-like — MQDTLPIFILIASELLDFSGAPRAEHHVGAAPDLSFPAETHPRAGSSLVPVTEDDLGEATDYFRTPVADPTNDMTADFILSHTQMAARATAALPMELVRDVEGSDQGHTAAAVKLRDTRPFPNKLLSSLSSPISTRGSQAATHPHRSGKAVTVTSPAGSGAGPPKPIPSAGVQQDAPELAAALSILGIQQREAPSLETSPLTSTVHFHPPRKETASPFPTREMVTNPVSAPPTSKRPRDASPQAQPDSRAAQPRGVGDKVTTSTFLPKPASGGPGAVPPGTTQTTAGQFSPILSLKRGTAGSEGRNFTTAVISGSGHTARLPALQDVLQGRAHSLSLPMPLEALGHGDLPHSPSQEPTNAADRPQPLPLPRTLNCTKHHSSQETHRSSQGSTALVLQRDADHQLTSKPENSRFPKKPQVSASASSVSQSQMSTLNLSRTTTETKGATSALPPGTSTLEHAALRAMSAPDSVHAALQPPHVSAPSAGSQFVGIPTSAGQGLHIPASPTSAHSGSLHPSSAQESQPSTTVLPELVGAAVSEGIPAHLAQLLVQQLGTSHHASTKNLSAIRIDPLNMLPSYPYLSFLLRNTDGMLCLLPMQDSPLPTQFPNISIGTLVSAQQILTVSNSSLLDLGDLPNLSLSSLILVKPIFILLPTDRQGSQGGPSPEGEDSHRAFLFTNQQGVNAVTAERSRDIPVVSTRSPRTAPRAPLTAGKPLSSPLPAVGPPDPPLPAQPPFAITGAVDQAQPSKEPALQGTSQGSGPAPSSARAQCTECLHSARTTNYPLRMSTNTVPLQSTPQIILSSEPLQRQASPAGLVPSTVPASPVSPSGSKGRGSAAGSTACPGAALHPKAAATPPTSISPHLTKHLELTSSVPKFSAVLETPVLTPVLSPFPSKVYMKTTTSGKQLAAVTHLRMYTRSPASPPSSVSMHAPLPSATKHDRSTQAQGNVGGDAKPTEVSTSARKTGLAGSSMPLPAAFNTGTEQRPAAVQGSEAALAPVQSVSAEAVTERHSSTGQRPGPPTTGSAVGLPLSTEEEEEVGPREVTEEAAEGSVTSLTPLGSRPGEPRRRSAVQPEGTVLSGVAVVSDELCGSGNYTVRMTLRPMADTSLGLQGSSPAQDSFLALVAVQSSLQPVLQVHSCCVTPSSSLQGPSAVCCPLPSVIFVQHPPALPPGGAHSPVAEQPTGGRPWLQ; from the exons ATGCAGGACACGCTTCccatttttattctgattgCATCGGAGCTGTTGGATTTCTCTG GTGCCCCCAGAGCCGAGCACCATGTCGGTGCAGCCCCAGACCTGAGCTTTCCTGCAGAAACCCATCCAAGAGCCGGGAGCAGTCTGGTGCCCGTCACAGAAGATGACTTGGGTGAGGCGACTGATTATTTTCGGACTCCAGTGGCCGATCCTACCAATGACATGACAGCAGACTTCATTCTGAGCCACACACAGATGGCTGCAAGAGCAACAGCTGCACTACCAATGGAGCTGGTGAGGGACGTGGAGGGGTCTGACCAagggcacacagcagcagctgtaaagCTCCGGGACACACGGCCGTTTCCTAACAAGCTCTTGAGCAGCCTAAGCAGCCCCATCTCCACAAGGGGGTCACAGGCTGCCACCCACCCACATCGGTCAGGAAAAGCTGTCACCGTTACCAGCCCAGCAGGCTCTGGTGCTGGCCCCCCCAAGCCCATTCCCAGTGCAGGGGTGCAGCAAGATGCTCCTGAGCTTGCAGCTGCCTTGTCCATCCTGGGTATCCAGCAGAGGGAGGCACCAAGTCTTGAAACATCTCCTCTGACATCAACAGTACATTTCCATCCtcccagaaaagaaacagcatctcCATTTCCCACCAGAGAGATGGTGACCAACCCAGTGTCAGCACCTCCCACCAGCAAAAGGCCGAGAGACGCGAGCCCCCAGGCTCAGcctgacagcagagctgcacagcctCGGGGTGTGGGTGATAAGGTCACCACTTCTACATTCCTACCAAAGCCAGCTTCTGGGGGCCCTGGTGCAGTTCCTCCCGGAACAACACAGACAACTGCTGGTCAGTTCTCCCCTATTTTATCTCTGAAGCGAGGAACGGCAGGCAGCGAGGGCAGGAACTTCACAACAGCTGTCATAAGCGGGTCTGGACACACAGCCcggctgcctgctctgcaggacGTTCTACAAGGCCGTGCACACTCCTTGTCCTTGCCGATGCCTCTGGAAGCCCTGGGTCATGGTGATTTACCCCACTCTCCATCTCAAGAGCCCACTAATGCCGCTGACAGACCGCAGCCTCTCCCTTTACCCCGGACTCTCAACTGTACCAAACACCACTCCTCCCAAGAAACCCACAGGAGCTCTCAAGGAAGCACAGCCCTGGTTTTGCAAAGAGATGCTGATCACCAGTTGACAAGTAAACCTGAGAACTCCAGATTCCCCAAGAAGCCACAGGTTTCTGCtagtgcatcctcagtaagcCAGTCACAGATGTCCACCTTAAACCTTTCCCGAACTACTACAGAGACAAAAGGAGCTACATCTGCACTCCCCCCAGGCACGTCCACGCTGGAGCATGCAGCCCTTCGAGCCATGAGTGCTCCTGATTCTGTTCATGCAGCACTTCAGCCACCGCATGTATCTGCTCCTTCTGCTGGATCCCAGTTTGTGGGCATCCCCACTTCTGCTGGGCAAGGACTTCACATACCAGCTTCACCCACTTCAGCTCACTCTGGGTCTCTGCATCCATCCTCTGCTCAGGAAAGCCAGCCCAGCACAACAGTACTCCCCGAActggtgggagctgctgtttCTGAGGGGATCCCAGCAcacctggcacagctgctggtgCAGCAGTTGGGTACATCACACCACGCATCTACCAAAAACCTCAGTGCTATCAGAATTGATCCCCTGAATATGTTACCATCATACCCGTATTTGTCGTTCCTGCTTAGAAATACCGATGGCATGCTATGCCTGCTTCCCATGCAGGATTCCCCGTTGCCTACACAATTCCCAAATATCAGCATTGGGACTCTGGTTTCTGCTCAGCAAATCCTCACAGTGTCAAATTCTTCGTTATTAGATCTTGGGGACTTACCAAACCTGAGCCTTTCCAGCTTAATCCTGGTTAAGCCCATATTTATCCTCCTTCCCACCGACAGACAAGGCTCACAGGGGGGGCCCTCTCCTGAGGGTGAAGACAGCCACAGAGCCTTCTTGTTCACAAACCAGCAAGGTGTGAATGCAGTTACCGCTGAACGCAGCCGTGACATCCCGGTGGTGTCCACGCGCAGCCCCCGTACAGCCCCCAGAGCACCTCTCACAGCTGGGAAGCCGCTTTCTTCACCACTGCCAGCAGTGGGACCGCCCGATCCCCCACTCCCAGCCCAGCCTCCATTTGCCATCACAGGGGCAGTGGATCAGGCTCAGCCCAGCAAGGAGCCAGCGCTGCAAGGCACCAGTCAGGGCTCGGGCCCTGCACCGTCCTCTGCCCGTGCACAGTGCACTGAGTGTCTGCACTCAGCCAGAACCACAAATTACCCATTGAGGATGTCCACAAACACTGTGCCTTTGCAGTCCACACCACAAATTATCCTCAGCTCTGAGCCGCTCCAAAGGCAGGCATCACCAGCTGGGCTTGTGCCCAGCACTGTGCCAGCATCCCCAGTGTCTCCCAGTGGCAGCAAAGGGAGAGGTTCAGCTGCGGGCAGCACCGCCTgtccaggagcagctctgcatcccaaGGCAGCAGCAACCCCACCCACTTCTATAAGTCCTCACCTCACCAAGCACCTGGAGCTAACATCCTCCGTGCCCAAGTTCTCAGCGGTGCTGGAGACCCCAGTGCTAACACCAGTGCTTTCCCCATTTCCATCAAAGGTCTacatgaaaacaacaacatcTGGGAAGCAGTTGGCTGCAGTTACCCATCTGAGAATGTACACCAGGTCCCCTGCAAGCCCACCTTCCTCGGTATCCATGCATGCTCCCCTGCCATCAGCCACAAAACATGACCGGAGCACCCAAGCACAGGGCAATGTGGGAGGAGATGCAAAGCCAACTGAAGTCAGCACAAGTGCAAGGAAAACAGGACTTGCAGGAAGCAGCATgcctctgccagctgcttttAACACAGGGACAGAGCAGCGCCCcgcagcagtgcagggcagcGAGGCTGCTTTAGCCCCAGTGCAGTCTGTGTCTGCAGAAGCCGTGACTGAGAGACACAGCTCCACTGGGCAGCGCCCTGGGCCGCCTACAACAGGatcagctgtggggctgcccctgaGCAccgaggaagaggaggaggtcGGACCCCGCGAGGTGACGGAAGAAGCAGCCGAAGGCTCAGTGACAAGTCTCACACCACTGGGGTCACGGCCAGGAGAACCCCGCCGCCGCAGTGCCGTGCAGCCGGAGGGCACCGTGCTGAGCGG TGTTGCGGTTGTCAGCGACGAGCTCTGTGGCTCCGGGAACTACACGGTGCGGATGACTCTGCGCCCCATGGCAGACAccagcctggggctgcagggctcatCCCCCGCCCAGGACTCCTTCCTGGCTCTCgtggctgtgcagagcagcctcCAGCCCGTGCTGCAGGTCCACTCCTGCTGCGTGACACCatccagcagcctgcagggccCCAGCGCCGTGTGCTGCCCACTGCCCAG TGTTATCTTTGtgcagcatcctcctgcccttcctcctGGGGGAGCTCACAGCCCGGTTGCAGAGCAGCCCACAGGTGGGAGACCCTGGCTGCAGTGA